The following coding sequences are from one Culex quinquefasciatus strain JHB chromosome 1, VPISU_Cqui_1.0_pri_paternal, whole genome shotgun sequence window:
- the LOC6038478 gene encoding uncharacterized protein LOC6038478 → MQPDSLSIEDLPNEVFEQIISNLCVEDRKSASLVSQQWARFAFSRIALGDVLLELNCAQRRPYDYWHVLQHSARNYRNVVLKFAEDEEGHLLKILDKFQYSLEYVSIEQDPDARLLHSEISVNYLVQLLSILEGIRELKVKTVLEISDNVSPDVDFPQLPNLKCLSLGTNCLDSSVIDWSVIAPNIRNIVVPLEDNRTEIPAAIAKFSGQLRVLSVDARFVERDQLTFCQEQFPSLETFRLLYPIYNTVSSNEVVSLIQQCTNLTEISFFNNIITADLIGTLTQCLQLKIVNIDANQVPPTIFSRLSKLPRLSQLILHKMEVQPAMLTSFKCFPELRQLTCLSIRISSPDAFFCQVQKKMPKLVVLELLDRFRFGLNNFNSTGVVSAICENLRFLQRLSLVDWAIWDVSTFDKLYRLDHLTELRLKCIGINANGELKPCKSIKKLVLDIDSFNPPDVIPPVSRTPLSELISTSLPALGSIELPRRLLDRTKRSEQEIATLRTLLPSCAFYRKTRLKMADRDYASLM, encoded by the exons ATGCAACCCGACAGCTTATCTATTGAAGATCTACCAAACGAG GTATTTGAGCAAATTATCTCAAACTTGTGCGTCGAAGACCGCAAATCCGCGTCCCTCGTCAGCCAGCAATGGGCAAGGTTCGCCTTTTCGCGCATCGCCCTAGGAGACGTCTTGCTGGAGTTGAATTGCGCCCAACGCCGCCCGTATGACTATTGGCACGTGCTGCAGCACAGTGCACGGAACTATCGCAACGTGGTGCTCAAGTTTGCGGAGGATGAGGAGGGgcaccttttgaaaattttggacaaATTTCAGTACAGCTTGGAGTATGTCAGCATTGAGCAAGATCCGGACGCGAGGCTGTTGCACTCGGAAATTTCTGTAAATTATTTAGTGCAGTTGTTGTCCATCCTTGAAGGTATTCGAGAGCTCAAGGTTAAGACGGTACTGGAGATATCCGACAATGTCTCGCCGGATGTCGATTTTCCACAATTGCCAAACTTGAAGTGTTTGAGTTTGGGAACCAATTGCCTAGACAGCAGTGTGATCGACTGGAGTGTAATCGCTCCAAACATCAGAAACATTGTAGTTCCACTGGAAGATAACAGGACAGAGATCCCTGCAGCTATCGCCAAATTCAGTGGTCAACTGCGAGTACTATCCGTCGATGCACGGTTCGTCGAGCGTGACCAGCTGACGTTTTGCCAGGAACAATTTCCTTCGCTGGAAACATTTCGCTTGCTCTACCCGATCTACAATACAGTTTCATCTAACGAAGTTGTAAGCCTCATTCAGCAGTGTACCAACCTTACAGAAATTAGCTTTTTCAACAACATCATTACGGCTGACCTAATTGGCACGTTGACCCAGTGCCTTCAGCTGAAGATCGTGAACATCGACGCCAACCAGGTTCCTCCAACGATATTTTCCAGGCTTTCGAAGCTGCCTCGTCTGAGCCAGCTAATTCTACACAAAATGGAAGTCCAACCCGCAATGCTGACGTCGTTCAAGTGCTTTCCCGAGCTGCGCCAGCTGACGTGTCTTTCGATTCGAATCAGCTCTCCGGATGCCTTTTTCTGCCAGGTTCAGAAAAAGATGCCCAAGCTGGTCGTGCTGGAACTGCTGGATCGATTCCGTTTCGGGTTGAACAATTTCAACAGCACTGGCGTTGTTTCAGCGATCTGTGAGAACTTGAGATTCCTGCAGCGATTGAGTTTAGTTGATTGG GCCATTTGGGATGTATCTACGTTTGATAAACTCTACAGGCTGGATCATCTAACCGAACTACGACTCAAGTGCATTGGAATAAATGCCAACGGAGAACTTAAGCCTTGCAAATCGATTAAAAAGCTTGTCCTGGACATAGACTCG TTTAACCCTCCCGATGTCATCCCTCCGGTCAGCCGAACTCCGCTGTCGGAACTAATCTCCACCAGCTTGCCTGCGCTGGGCTCGATCGAACTACCGCGCCGCTTGCTGGACAGGACAAAGCGCTCCGAGCAGGAGATTGCCACCCTCCGAACCCTACTGCCCAGCTGTGCCTTCTACCGGAAGACGCGCCTCAAGATGGCAGACCGCGATTACGCTTCGCTGATGTAA